The genomic segment ATGACAACGCTCATGAAAGTGTCCTTTGAAGTAGCTGCAATAAACAGGGTTGGCGAGGATTTTAAGGGTTTGGCTCTTCGGGGCGTGCCAGTGTCCATTCGGTCAACTTGCCGCCCACAAAAGTACAGGTCACCACCGATTCGCTGGTGTCGGTCCAGGTGTAGACCTCGGGTTGGGCGTCTTTTTCGGATAAAAGTTTGCCCAAAGAGCGTGTCATCGCGATCACGTGCATCAAATTGACGCCTTTTTTCAGCTTGGCGTTGAGCATCACGGCGCTGGCCACATGGCCGATGGGCCGGTTGGCGGCTTTTTTCAGGATGGTGACCAAGCGCGTGAAGTGCAGCAGCACCCACATGACCACACCGCCCACGGCCAGGGCAATGCCCGCCCACTGAAAAGCCTGCCAGGCCCCCACAGTGAACACGACGATGGCCAGCGGAGTCAGTATTTTGGTGAAATTCATGGGGGCAGATTGTGCCCTGATTGCCCGGTCATTTCCGCAGGGGCCTCAGTCCAAACCTCGCACCACCTGCATGGCTTCTTCGATGCGCTCGACCGGGTAGATGGTCAGGCCCTCGAAGGCCTTGTCGTTTTTCTTGGGGGCGTTGGCTTTGGGCACCACCGCCACCTTGAAGCCCAGCTTGGCCGCTTCTTTCAGGCGGTCTTGTCCGCGTGGGGCGGGGCGCACTTCGCCCGCCAGGCCCACTTCGCCAAAGGCAATGAAGCCCTTGGGCAAGGCTTTGCCGCGCAGGCTGCTGGTGATCGCCAGCATCACGGCCAGGTCGGCCGCCGGCTCGCTGATGCGCACGCCGCCCACCGCGTTGACAAACACGTCTTGGTCCATGCAGGCCACGCCCGCATGGCGGTGCAGCACCGCCAGCAGCATGGCCAGGCGGTCGCGGTCCAGGCCCACCGACAGACGGCGTGGGCTGGGGCCACCGCTGTCCACCAAGGCCTGAATTTCCACCAACAGCGGGCGGGTGCCTTCGAGCGTGACCATCACGCAACTGCCGGGCACGGGCTCGGCGTGTTGGCTCAAAAAGATGGCACTCGGGTTGCTCACGCCTTTGAGGCCCTTTTCAGTCATGGCGAACACGCCAATTTCGTTCACCGCACCAAAGCGGTTTTTGATGGCGCGGATCAGGCGGAAGTTCGAATGCGTGTCGCCCTCAAAGTAGAGCACCGTGTCCACCATGTGTTCCAGCACGCGTGGGCCTGCCAGCGCGCCTTCTTTCGTGACGTGGCCCACCAGCACGATGGTGGTGCCGGTGGCTTTGGCCGTGCGCGTCAGGTGCGCCGCGCATTCGCGCACCTGTGCCACCGAGCCGGGGGCGCTGGTCAATTGGTCTGAATAGACCGTCTGGATCGAGTCGATGATGGCGATGCCCGGCTGGCGAGATTGCAGGGTGTGCAGGATCTTTTCAAGCTGGATCTCGGGCAGCACCGGCACTTGCGAGTCGGGCAGGCCCAGACGGCGCGAGCGCATGGCCACTTGCGCGCCGCTTTCTTCGCCCGTCACATACAGGGTTTGCATGCCACTGCGTTGCAATGCGTCCACCGCCTGCAGCAGCAAGGTGGATTTGCCAATGCCCGGGTCGCCGCCGATCAGCACCACACCGCCTTCGACCATGCCGCCGCCCAGCACCCGATCGAGCTCGTCAATGCCGGTGGGGTGGCGTTCAAAATCGGCCGCTTCAATTTGAGCCAGGGGCAGCACCTCGGAGGTGGGGGCCAGCGAGGCATGGACCGAGCCAAAGCGGTTTTTCCCGGCGGCGGGCTCGCTGGATCCTTCGATCAAGGTGTTCCAGGCGTTGCAGCTGGGGCATTTGCCCATCCAGCGGGCACTGGTGCCGCCGCATTCGGTGCAGGTGAATATCGATTTGTCTTTGGCCATGCAGCGATTGTGCCTTTGAGATCGCGCCACTCAGCGCCAGGCGTTGACCATTTCTCGGGTGATGTCGGCAGCGCTCAGGCTGCGCGCGGTGGCGGCGTTTTGACCCGACCACAGGGGGGTGAAGTCGCTCAAGCCCCGAGCCTCGGCTGCGGCACGCAAGGGGGCAATGGCTGCTGTGGCCAGTGGAAACGCCGGGGCCGCGGGGTTCAAGGCGCCGAGTTCGCGCATCAAGCGGTTGACGATGCCGCGCGCTGGGCGGCCGCTGAACAAGCGTGTGAGGGCCGTGTGCTGCGCCTCGGGCGATTGCAAGGCCGCCCGGTGCAGCGCGCTGGTGGTGGCCTCGTGGCTGCACAAATAAGCCGTGCCGATTTGCACACCGGCCGCGCCCAGCGCTTGGGCTGCAGCCACGCCTGGGGCCGAACCAATGCCGCCAGCGGCGATCACGGGCAGTTGCACGGCCTGAACGATTTGGGGCAACAGCGCTAACGTGCCCATTTGGGTGCTCAGGTCATCGGTCAAAAACATGCCCCGGTGCCCGCCCGCTTCCAAGCCTTGGGCGATCACGGCATCCGCGCCATTCGCTTGCAGCCAGACGGCTTCTTGCACCGTGGTGGCCGATGACAGCACCAGACTGCCCCAACTTTTCACACGGGCCAATAAATCGGGCGCTGGCAGGCCAAAGTGAAAGCTGACCACCGCCGGACGAAAGGCCTCCAGCACATCGGCACTGTCGTGACCAAAGGGCACGCGGCCTGCGCCGCTGGGCATGTGGGCTGGGTCCAGGCCCATGCCGCGGTAATAGGGCGACAAAACCTGTTGCCAGGTGGCTTCCTGCACAGGATCTGCGGCCGGCGGGCTGTGGCAAAAGAAGTTGACGTTGTAAGGCCGATCGGTCACGCTGCCCAGGGCTTGCAGTTCGGCCTGCAAGCTTTCGGGGGTGAGCATGGCGGCCGCCAAAGATCCCAAGCCACCCGCTTCGCAGACGGCGGCTGTCAGTCGGTGGTCTTGCACGCCGGCCATGGGGGCCTGAATCACGGGTGCTGCAAGACGAGAAAGCAAATCGGCAAAAGACATGGCCAGCTCTTTAAAGTGGGGGCTTAAAGTCGGGGCTGAAAGCAGGCTAGCATCTTATGAGATGCCGCCAAGCGGTCAACTGGCCACAGAACTGTCGAGCCTCATGGCGTTCTGAACTGAGCGTACAGGCCTGACAAGCACGCAGAAGCACCTGACGACCTGAATTGGATCTGGCATCCCATCCAAAGCAGATTTTTGGGGAGGGGTTGTCGCTGCGTTCCGAATTTTCGGATGGACAGGTGGGTGGCCATCCGGAGACAACTTTGCAGCGGGCGTGGCCAGTCGCTCACTCCGCCATGGCTCAGCGGTTGGAGGCCATCGCTTGGCGTTTGCGCTTGGCCATTATCCGGGCCGAGTTGAGGCCGGTGAGGACCATGATGGGCCACAAGAAAGTGCAGACCATGGCCCACAACACGCGGCTGGCCAGAGAGTGGCCACCTTCGGCCGTGTCGATCTGTTGAGGCCCCTCGCTGAAGATGTGCCTATAAGAAAACGTCAAGAGACCGAATACAGCACCAAACAAGAGGAACAGGTAGATGTAAATGTTCACGGCAATCTCCTGATGAGCACGATCAGGGCCGTCCAAATGGGCGGTTGGCCTGACCTCACGTCGACATGTTAAACCAGTGTCATAAAAATATGACAGTTTATTGTGCACATAAACTTTTACACATGAGGTTTTTCAACCGCTCTCGGCCTGAAGTGCTCGCCTGAGCAGGCGAGGGTTCAAAGCTGTTCGCACGGATCAAGGCCTCGCACCTGCCGCTCGGACCCTGCGCAAGAACGGCTCAGCGCAATTTTGAGGTCACAACCCAGTGGGACGCAGTTCAGAACGCCATGAGATTCGACAAGCAAAGCCGTCTCGGGCTGGTGAAAACCCTCATGGCGATGCCGATGCATTCATTTAACATGTTAAATAAATGACCGCCATGACCACTTTTGTCCATCGCAACCTGCCGCGCCTTTTGCTCGAAGCGCGTGAGTCGGTGATGGCGCACACCCGACCGAGCTTGCGCCAGCATGGCTTGTCGGATCAGCAGTGGCGTGTTTTGCGGGTGCTGGGAGAGCACGCCCTCCAGCCAGGTGGGGTCGAAACTGGACGTGTGTCCAAGGAGGCCTATTTGCTGGGGCCCAGCTTGACGGGGGTGCTCAACCGCATGGAGCGCGACGGTCTGATTGAGCGCCAGCGTTGCCCCAAAGACGCTCGCCGCACGGTGGTGAGGGCCACCACAGCAGGACTGGCCAAGGTGCAGGCCTTGTCGCAAACCATCGAGACCCACTACAGCTGGATGGAACAGCAATTGGGCAAAGCGCAGCTGATGGCCATGTACGACCTGCTGGACAAAGTGATCGCCATGGACGTGCCCGGTGGGCGTGCCGATGAAACGACCGAGGAGTAAGGCATGAAGATGGACCGAACGGCCGCGCAAATCTGGCAACCCGCAGGCACGGTGTACGGCACCTTGCTCAATTTCCGCCGCGAGTGGGACCTGTGGGCCCCCCGCATGGCGCAGGACCCCCACAAAGCCGCGCCCCAAGCGCCTGTGCTG from the Limnohabitans sp. 2KL-27 genome contains:
- the hpaR gene encoding homoprotocatechuate degradation operon regulator HpaR, with amino-acid sequence MTAMTTFVHRNLPRLLLEARESVMAHTRPSLRQHGLSDQQWRVLRVLGEHALQPGGVETGRVSKEAYLLGPSLTGVLNRMERDGLIERQRCPKDARRTVVRATTAGLAKVQALSQTIETHYSWMEQQLGKAQLMAMYDLLDKVIAMDVPGGRADETTEE
- a CDS encoding glycerate kinase, encoding MNFTKILTPLAIVVFTVGAWQAFQWAGIALAVGGVVMWVLLHFTRLVTILKKAANRPIGHVASAVMLNAKLKKGVNLMHVIAMTRSLGKLLSEKDAQPEVYTWTDTSESVVTCTFVGGKLTEWTLARPEEPNP
- the radA gene encoding DNA repair protein RadA — translated: MAKDKSIFTCTECGGTSARWMGKCPSCNAWNTLIEGSSEPAAGKNRFGSVHASLAPTSEVLPLAQIEAADFERHPTGIDELDRVLGGGMVEGGVVLIGGDPGIGKSTLLLQAVDALQRSGMQTLYVTGEESGAQVAMRSRRLGLPDSQVPVLPEIQLEKILHTLQSRQPGIAIIDSIQTVYSDQLTSAPGSVAQVRECAAHLTRTAKATGTTIVLVGHVTKEGALAGPRVLEHMVDTVLYFEGDTHSNFRLIRAIKNRFGAVNEIGVFAMTEKGLKGVSNPSAIFLSQHAEPVPGSCVMVTLEGTRPLLVEIQALVDSGGPSPRRLSVGLDRDRLAMLLAVLHRHAGVACMDQDVFVNAVGGVRISEPAADLAVMLAITSSLRGKALPKGFIAFGEVGLAGEVRPAPRGQDRLKEAAKLGFKVAVVPKANAPKKNDKAFEGLTIYPVERIEEAMQVVRGLD
- a CDS encoding nitronate monooxygenase family protein, whose protein sequence is MSFADLLSRLAAPVIQAPMAGVQDHRLTAAVCEAGGLGSLAAAMLTPESLQAELQALGSVTDRPYNVNFFCHSPPAADPVQEATWQQVLSPYYRGMGLDPAHMPSGAGRVPFGHDSADVLEAFRPAVVSFHFGLPAPDLLARVKSWGSLVLSSATTVQEAVWLQANGADAVIAQGLEAGGHRGMFLTDDLSTQMGTLALLPQIVQAVQLPVIAAGGIGSAPGVAAAQALGAAGVQIGTAYLCSHEATTSALHRAALQSPEAQHTALTRLFSGRPARGIVNRLMRELGALNPAAPAFPLATAAIAPLRAAAEARGLSDFTPLWSGQNAATARSLSAADITREMVNAWR